The following proteins are encoded in a genomic region of Micromonospora olivasterospora:
- a CDS encoding STM4011 family radical SAM protein translates to MAVGLARSDAVGPWLTSAPPELLRADRAALERFAGWVAATTDVRLSVLFTPWGEGLTRRWYREAMVSLSHLPHVERVVIQTNLAARVDWLADADAARAALWTTYHPGQVDRDRFLARCARLTELGVRFSVGVVGLPEHLAEARALRAALPPHVYLWVNAAEGRRYAAAEEATWTELDPLFGHSVRPHLSLGRPCHAGETAISVLGDGTVRRCHFIPEPIGNLYDGSWRAALRPRPCGNAVCDCHIGYVHLKPLGLRDVFAGGVLERIPAAWPVG, encoded by the coding sequence GTGGCTGTCGGGCTGGCCCGCTCCGACGCGGTCGGCCCGTGGCTGACCTCCGCCCCGCCGGAGCTGCTGCGCGCCGACCGGGCCGCGCTGGAGCGGTTCGCCGGCTGGGTGGCGGCCACCACCGACGTACGGCTGTCGGTGCTGTTCACCCCGTGGGGCGAGGGGCTGACCCGCCGCTGGTACCGGGAGGCGATGGTGTCGCTGTCGCACCTGCCGCACGTCGAGCGGGTGGTCATCCAGACCAACCTGGCCGCCCGGGTGGACTGGCTGGCCGACGCCGACGCGGCGCGGGCCGCGCTGTGGACGACGTACCACCCCGGGCAGGTCGACCGGGACCGGTTCCTGGCGCGCTGCGCCCGCCTGACGGAGCTGGGCGTCCGGTTCTCCGTCGGCGTGGTCGGGCTGCCGGAGCACCTGGCCGAGGCGCGGGCCCTGCGCGCGGCGCTGCCTCCGCACGTGTACCTGTGGGTCAACGCCGCCGAGGGCCGCCGCTACGCCGCCGCCGAGGAGGCGACGTGGACGGAACTGGACCCGCTGTTCGGCCACAGCGTCCGCCCGCACCTGTCGCTGGGCCGGCCCTGCCACGCCGGGGAAACCGCGATCTCCGTCCTCGGGGACGGCACCGTGCGCCGCTGCCACTTCATCCCCGAGCCCATCGGCAACCTGTACGACGGGTCGTGGCGGGCCGCGCTGCGGCCCCGGCCGTGCGGCAACGCCGTCTGCGACTGCCACATCGGGTACGTCCACCTCAAGCCGCTGGGGCTGCGCGACGTGTTCGCCGGCGGGGTGCTGGAACGCATCCCGGCGGCCTGGCCGGTCGGCTGA
- a CDS encoding FAD-dependent monooxygenase yields MNLTRPILVTGAGVGGLTAALALARHGFAVQVYERRELEEITANAGFGHTIWSNATTSLRTIGVGERLLARAEPMLGFESRNSRQQVMFRTNTADSIWPGCAPTVGIGRGDLIGADGIRSTILEQLHGRIPAVYTGRSTYRGIAPGACGLKRGTVHLFSDPDSRFGGGAWLIGGDRVVWTLSCERTPGTEDPQGIPAWAREIADVLRGPAPTFVRNTSQETISRIDVYYHEWLDRWGEGPVTLLGDAAHALPTDLGQGACMAIEDGVVLADCLATAVDVHSGLREYERRRRERVHWVREHVLRVNRFKPIRNKALRWVVGKIAKVVVASSAPKMWREVQRPPELTAERS; encoded by the coding sequence ATGAACCTGACCCGCCCCATCCTGGTCACCGGCGCGGGCGTGGGCGGCCTCACCGCCGCGCTGGCCCTGGCCCGCCACGGCTTCGCCGTGCAGGTGTACGAGCGGCGCGAGCTGGAGGAGATCACGGCCAACGCCGGCTTCGGGCACACCATCTGGAGCAACGCCACCACCAGCCTGCGCACCATCGGGGTGGGGGAGCGGCTGCTGGCGCGCGCCGAGCCGATGCTCGGCTTCGAGAGCCGCAACTCCCGCCAGCAGGTGATGTTCCGGACCAACACCGCCGACAGCATCTGGCCCGGTTGCGCCCCGACCGTCGGCATCGGCCGGGGCGACCTGATCGGCGCCGACGGTATCCGCTCGACCATCCTGGAGCAGCTGCACGGCCGTATCCCCGCCGTCTACACCGGACGGTCGACGTACCGAGGCATCGCGCCCGGCGCCTGCGGCCTCAAGCGCGGCACCGTGCACCTCTTCTCCGACCCGGACAGCCGCTTCGGTGGCGGGGCGTGGCTGATCGGCGGCGACCGGGTGGTCTGGACGCTGTCCTGCGAGCGCACTCCCGGCACCGAGGACCCGCAGGGCATCCCGGCTTGGGCCCGCGAGATCGCCGACGTGCTCCGCGGCCCCGCCCCGACGTTCGTCCGAAACACGTCGCAGGAGACGATCAGCCGGATCGACGTCTATTATCACGAGTGGCTCGACCGCTGGGGTGAGGGCCCCGTGACGCTGCTCGGCGACGCCGCCCACGCGCTGCCGACCGACCTGGGCCAGGGCGCCTGCATGGCCATCGAGGACGGCGTGGTGCTGGCGGACTGCCTGGCCACCGCCGTCGACGTCCACTCCGGCCTGCGCGAGTACGAACGCCGCCGCCGCGAGCGGGTGCACTGGGTCCGGGAGCACGTGCTGCGGGTCAACAGGTTCAAGCCGATCCGCAACAAGGCGCTGCGCTGGGTCGTCGGCAAGATCGCCAAGGTGGTGGTGGCGTCCAGCGCCCCGAAGATGTGGCGGGAGGTGCAACGCCCCCCGGAGTTGACCGCCGAGCGCTCGTGA
- a CDS encoding M14 family zinc carboxypeptidase, with product MRRSTVIVLSTVLAATLGTVTAPAVALGQPAPAGAAAAEPNQVTNLTVRQGDGYATLAWTPVDGATDYQIERTPVDAGGAAAGPSVVVGVWRPNRQVNNGSPTFADAGFNPGDRFQWRVRAMLVIGYPTPPATPEAVAATSPLAINCNVHGNEPGDREACLIMARQLAFGTDARTIDLLSHSTVLIVPTINGDGRAANTRGNSTGQDLNRDYSLIRQPETAAYVNMLREY from the coding sequence ATGAGACGATCCACCGTCATCGTCCTCTCCACAGTCCTCGCCGCCACGCTCGGCACCGTCACCGCGCCGGCGGTGGCGCTCGGTCAGCCGGCCCCGGCCGGCGCGGCCGCGGCGGAGCCCAACCAGGTCACCAATCTCACCGTCCGGCAGGGCGACGGGTACGCCACGCTGGCCTGGACGCCGGTGGACGGCGCCACGGACTACCAGATCGAACGCACCCCGGTCGACGCCGGCGGCGCCGCCGCGGGCCCGTCTGTGGTGGTCGGCGTGTGGCGGCCCAACCGACAGGTCAACAACGGGTCGCCGACGTTCGCCGACGCCGGGTTCAACCCGGGTGACCGGTTCCAGTGGCGGGTGCGCGCCATGCTCGTCATCGGCTACCCGACCCCGCCGGCCACCCCGGAGGCGGTCGCCGCAACCTCGCCGCTGGCGATCAACTGCAACGTGCACGGCAACGAGCCGGGCGACCGCGAGGCCTGCCTGATCATGGCCCGCCAGCTCGCCTTCGGCACCGACGCCCGCACGATCGACCTGCTGTCGCACAGCACCGTTCTGATCGTCCCGACCATCAACGGCGACGGCCGGGCGGCGAACACCCGGGGCAACTCCACCGGGCAGGACCTGAACCGCGACTACTCGCTGATCCGCCAGCCGGAGACCGCGGCGTACGTCAACATGCTCCGCGAGTACTGA
- a CDS encoding class I SAM-dependent methyltransferase — MRLRPWFYNILYRLNAAPWDKEVRPQLTELVESGRLTPTELPRALDFGCGTGAEAVYLATKGFGPVVGVDFSPVALRRARARARAASAGVADRCTFTQADITAGPIPGLADEYDLICDFGALNDTEGEQRLAVARAIHRLSRTGGKVVLFCF, encoded by the coding sequence ATGCGGCTGCGCCCCTGGTTCTACAACATCCTGTACCGGTTGAACGCCGCACCCTGGGACAAGGAGGTGCGCCCGCAGCTCACCGAGCTGGTCGAGTCCGGCCGGCTCACCCCGACCGAGCTGCCACGCGCCCTGGACTTCGGCTGCGGCACCGGCGCGGAGGCCGTCTACCTGGCCACCAAGGGTTTCGGCCCGGTCGTCGGCGTCGACTTCTCGCCGGTCGCGCTGCGCCGCGCCCGCGCCCGCGCCCGCGCCGCGTCGGCGGGCGTCGCCGACCGGTGCACGTTCACCCAGGCCGACATCACCGCCGGCCCGATCCCCGGCCTGGCCGACGAGTACGACCTGATCTGCGACTTCGGCGCGCTCAACGACACCGAGGGCGAGCAGCGCCTCGCGGTGGCCCGGGCCATCCACCGGCTCAGCCGCACCGGCGGCAAGGTCGTGCTGTTCTGCTTTTAG
- a CDS encoding class I SAM-dependent methyltransferase, whose translation MTEPRAYPVDPAVDADTAGFWEELYQRRDRVWSGRANAVLAEVVEPLPPGAALDLGCGEGGDAIWLAGRGWRVTAVDVSTTALDRLTAEATRAGVASRITVARHDLTRTFPAGRYDLVSAQFLQSPLELPREAVLRAAARAVAPGGRLLVVEHGAPPPWARESHPHARFASPEEILAALDLAPDGWHTERLGAAHRTGTGPDGETGTLVDHVVLARRR comes from the coding sequence ATGACCGAGCCCAGGGCGTACCCGGTGGACCCGGCGGTGGACGCGGACACCGCCGGTTTCTGGGAGGAGCTGTACCAGCGGCGCGACCGGGTGTGGAGCGGCCGGGCGAACGCCGTCCTGGCCGAGGTCGTGGAGCCGCTGCCACCCGGCGCCGCGCTCGATCTGGGCTGCGGTGAGGGCGGCGACGCGATCTGGTTGGCCGGCCGGGGCTGGCGGGTCACCGCCGTGGACGTCTCCACCACCGCCCTGGACCGGCTGACCGCCGAGGCGACCCGGGCCGGCGTGGCGTCCCGGATCACCGTGGCCCGGCACGACCTGACCCGGACCTTCCCCGCCGGCCGGTACGACCTGGTCTCGGCGCAGTTCCTCCAGTCCCCGCTGGAGCTGCCCCGGGAGGCGGTGCTGCGCGCGGCGGCGCGGGCCGTCGCGCCCGGCGGCCGGCTCCTGGTCGTCGAGCACGGCGCGCCCCCGCCGTGGGCCCGCGAGAGCCACCCGCACGCCCGGTTCGCCAGCCCGGAGGAGATCCTGGCCGCCCTCGACCTCGCCCCGGACGGCTGGCACACCGAACGCCTCGGGGCCGCGCACCGCACGGGCACCGGCCCGGACGGCGAGACGGGCACCCTCGTCGACCATGTCGTCCTGGCCCGACGCCGCTGA
- a CDS encoding aminotransferase class I/II-fold pyridoxal phosphate-dependent enzyme, with product MSGDLFAKVRGYDSYAFRRELEMRDLLPYFRTLQGPPAAVPMMDGAPRVNLGSSNYLGLSGDPRLTEAANLAAQRYGTSVNGSRLMNGTTELHLRVEAAVADWFGEEDALVFGSGYTTNLGVIGALVGEGDVAVCDAGDHASILDGAALARGRLLPFRHNRMDRVEALLRRAAQADGGILVVVDTVYSMQGDLSDIVGVTGLSRRYGARLLVDEAHAVGVLGPDGQGVAALACLADAVDLRMGTFSKALGGGGGFVTGPADVIDFLRVQSRAFMFTAAAPPGAIGAALAGMEIARAAEGEERRVRLAANTARLRAALAELGFGVGPVPVSANEVEVQTPILRVPAPDDLTAARMWRLLYDQGVYVNVALHPAVPKGQAQLRVSVMATHTEEHLERVVDAFTVVARKLAPELPADLATSRA from the coding sequence ATGAGTGGAGACCTCTTCGCCAAAGTACGAGGGTACGACTCGTACGCGTTTCGCCGGGAGCTGGAAATGCGGGACCTGCTGCCCTACTTCCGGACCCTGCAGGGCCCCCCGGCGGCGGTGCCGATGATGGACGGTGCGCCCCGGGTGAACCTGGGCTCCAGCAACTACCTGGGGCTGTCCGGGGACCCGAGGCTCACCGAGGCGGCCAACCTGGCCGCCCAGCGGTACGGCACCTCGGTCAACGGTTCCCGCCTGATGAACGGCACCACGGAGCTGCACCTGCGGGTCGAGGCGGCGGTGGCGGACTGGTTCGGCGAGGAGGACGCCCTCGTCTTCGGCAGCGGCTACACCACGAACCTCGGGGTGATCGGCGCGCTGGTCGGCGAGGGCGACGTGGCCGTCTGCGACGCCGGCGACCACGCGTCCATCCTCGACGGCGCGGCCCTGGCCCGGGGCCGGCTGCTGCCGTTCCGGCACAACCGGATGGACCGCGTGGAGGCGCTGCTGCGCCGGGCCGCCCAGGCCGACGGCGGGATCCTGGTGGTCGTCGACACCGTCTACTCGATGCAGGGCGACCTGTCCGACATCGTCGGCGTCACCGGCCTGTCCCGCCGGTACGGCGCCCGCCTGCTCGTCGACGAGGCGCACGCCGTGGGTGTGCTCGGACCGGACGGGCAGGGGGTGGCCGCGCTGGCCTGCCTGGCCGACGCGGTGGACCTGCGGATGGGCACGTTCTCCAAGGCACTGGGCGGCGGGGGCGGCTTCGTCACCGGGCCGGCCGACGTCATCGACTTCCTGCGGGTGCAGTCGCGGGCGTTCATGTTCACCGCGGCGGCCCCGCCCGGGGCGATCGGCGCGGCGCTGGCCGGGATGGAGATCGCCCGGGCGGCGGAGGGCGAGGAGCGGCGGGTGCGGCTGGCGGCCAACACGGCCCGGCTGCGGGCCGCGCTCGCCGAGCTGGGCTTCGGGGTCGGGCCGGTGCCGGTCTCGGCCAACGAGGTGGAGGTGCAGACCCCGATCCTGCGGGTGCCCGCCCCGGACGACCTGACCGCCGCCCGGATGTGGCGGCTCCTGTACGACCAGGGGGTCTACGTCAACGTGGCGCTGCACCCGGCGGTGCCGAAGGGACAGGCTCAGCTTCGGGTCAGCGTGATGGCCACGCACACCGAGGAGCACCTGGAGCGGGTGGTCGACGCGTTCACGGTGGTCGCCCGCAAGCTGGCGCCGGAACTCCCGGCGGACCTGGCCACCAGTCGGGCCTGA
- the katG gene encoding catalase/peroxidase HPI translates to MSDRGSESENPAIPSPTPAPHRPRTNQDWWPNQLNLQVLHQHSPRANPMGEDFDYAEEFRTLDVEALRRDILDVMTTSQDWWPADYGHYGPLFIRMSWHAAGTYRIEDGRGGAGDGAQRFAPLNSWPDNANLDKARRLLWPVKQKYGRKISWADLLVFTGNVALESMGFRTFGFGFGREDVWEPEEIFWGPEDTWLGDERYSGDRELAGPLGAVQMGLIYVNPEGPNGNPDPLAAGRDIRETFRRMAMDDEETVALIAGGHTFGKTHGAAPAEYVGPEPEGAPLESQGLGWKNTFGSGKGRDTITSGLEGAWTPTPITWDNSFFETLFGYEWELTESPAGAKQWKPKGGAGADTVPDAHDPSVRHAPMMATTDLALRVDPAYEKISRRFLEHPDQLADAFARAWYKLLHRDMGPVSRYLGPWVPEPQLWQDPVPAVDHELIADEDVAALKDALLASGLSVSQLARTAWASAATFRGTDMRGGANGARIRLEPQRNWEVNDPAELATVLRTLEGVQLEFNKARSGGKKVSLADLIVLGGCAAVEQAARDAGHDVTVPFAPGRTDASQEQTDVASFAVLEPRADGFRNYLRAEQKLSPETLLLDRANLLTLTAPEMTVLIGGMRALGANAGQAGHGVLTDRPGTLTNDFFVNLLDIGTEWKASSSAEHVFEGRDRATGEVRWTATAVDLVFGANSQLRGIAEVYGSRDAQEKFVHDFIRAWVKVMNLDRYDLA, encoded by the coding sequence GTGTCTGATCGCGGCAGCGAGAGTGAGAACCCGGCAATCCCATCCCCCACTCCGGCCCCGCACCGGCCCAGGACGAACCAGGACTGGTGGCCGAATCAGCTGAACCTGCAGGTGCTGCACCAGCACTCGCCGCGCGCCAATCCGATGGGCGAGGACTTCGACTACGCCGAGGAGTTCAGGACCCTCGACGTGGAGGCGCTCAGGCGCGACATCCTCGACGTGATGACGACGTCGCAGGACTGGTGGCCCGCCGACTACGGCCACTACGGGCCGCTGTTCATCCGGATGAGCTGGCACGCCGCCGGCACGTACCGGATCGAGGACGGCCGCGGCGGTGCCGGCGACGGCGCCCAGCGCTTCGCCCCCCTCAACAGTTGGCCGGACAACGCGAACCTCGACAAGGCCCGGCGACTGCTGTGGCCGGTCAAGCAGAAGTACGGCCGGAAGATCTCCTGGGCCGACCTCCTGGTCTTCACCGGCAACGTCGCCCTGGAGTCGATGGGCTTCAGGACCTTCGGTTTCGGCTTCGGGCGGGAGGACGTCTGGGAGCCCGAGGAGATCTTCTGGGGGCCCGAGGACACCTGGCTCGGCGACGAGCGCTACAGCGGCGACCGGGAGCTCGCCGGTCCTCTCGGTGCCGTGCAGATGGGCCTCATCTACGTGAATCCGGAGGGCCCCAACGGCAACCCGGACCCGCTGGCGGCCGGCCGGGACATCCGGGAGACCTTCCGCCGGATGGCGATGGACGACGAGGAGACGGTCGCGCTGATCGCCGGCGGTCACACCTTCGGCAAGACCCACGGCGCCGCCCCGGCCGAGTACGTCGGCCCCGAGCCCGAGGGCGCTCCCCTGGAGAGCCAGGGCCTCGGCTGGAAGAACACCTTCGGCAGCGGCAAGGGCCGGGACACGATCACCAGCGGGCTCGAGGGCGCGTGGACGCCCACCCCGATCACGTGGGACAACAGCTTCTTCGAGACCCTCTTCGGATACGAGTGGGAACTCACCGAGAGCCCGGCCGGCGCCAAGCAGTGGAAGCCGAAGGGCGGCGCCGGCGCGGACACCGTGCCCGACGCCCACGACCCCTCGGTCAGGCACGCCCCGATGATGGCGACGACCGACCTCGCGCTGCGCGTCGACCCGGCCTACGAGAAGATCTCGCGGCGTTTCCTGGAGCACCCGGACCAGCTCGCGGACGCGTTCGCCAGGGCGTGGTACAAGCTGCTGCACCGTGACATGGGACCCGTTTCGCGCTACCTCGGCCCGTGGGTCCCGGAGCCGCAGCTGTGGCAGGACCCCGTGCCGGCGGTCGACCACGAACTGATCGCGGACGAGGATGTCGCGGCCCTCAAGGACGCGCTCCTCGCGTCGGGGCTGTCCGTCTCCCAACTGGCCCGGACGGCGTGGGCCTCGGCGGCGACCTTCCGGGGCACCGACATGCGTGGCGGGGCGAACGGGGCGCGGATCCGCCTCGAACCGCAACGCAACTGGGAGGTCAACGACCCGGCCGAGCTGGCCACGGTGCTGCGGACGCTGGAGGGCGTCCAGCTGGAGTTCAACAAGGCGCGGTCCGGCGGCAAGAAGGTCTCCCTCGCCGACCTGATCGTGCTGGGCGGGTGCGCCGCGGTCGAGCAGGCGGCCAGGGACGCCGGGCACGACGTCACGGTGCCGTTCGCACCCGGGCGCACGGACGCCTCCCAGGAGCAGACGGACGTGGCGTCGTTCGCCGTGCTCGAGCCGAGGGCGGACGGGTTCCGCAACTACCTGCGCGCCGAGCAGAAGTTGTCGCCGGAGACCCTGCTGCTGGACCGGGCCAACCTGCTGACGCTGACCGCCCCCGAGATGACGGTCCTGATCGGCGGCATGCGGGCGCTGGGCGCCAACGCGGGGCAGGCAGGACACGGCGTGCTCACCGATCGGCCCGGGACGTTGACGAACGACTTCTTCGTGAACCTGCTCGACATCGGCACGGAGTGGAAGGCGTCGAGCTCGGCCGAGCACGTGTTCGAGGGCCGGGACCGGGCCACCGGGGAGGTCAGGTGGACGGCCACCGCCGTCGACCTCGTCTTCGGCGCAAACTCGCAGCTCCGAGGCATCGCGGAGGTCTACGGCAGCCGCGACGCGCAGGAGAAGTTCGTCCACGACTTCATCAGGGCGTGGGTCAAGGTCATGAACCTGGACCGGTACGACCTCGCCTGA